GGAGAACGTATGATGGTTCAAGAGAGGCCGAGGTACATGCTGAACCGGATGAGAGGGCGATGTCCTATGTGACATTAAttcagatcagctgaagtcCTTTGAAGAGTGGATAAATGCGTAGAAGTATGAAGAACAAGCCCGTAAATATGGTTTGGCGTAATGATAGGGTCTAAATGAAAGAGAAGTGTGTACCCACCTTCAAAGCCATCAAGAGCGATTCTCCTTCGACATAAGCGAACGACAAGTTGACACAACCAGGGTATCCACTCGCATCACCATTTCGTACTATATGCTCCACCTGAGAGGTGATACCATTGATCAATCTATCCGACAACTCCTTGACCCTGGCGTGATCTAATCTCATTTCATTCTTAGCAATTCTGCAAGCTTCTCCTAACCCAACAACCAACGGGGCAGGAACCGTTCCAGATCTCAAACCTCTTTCTTGTCCACCACCATGAATGAGAGGTTCCAATCTCACTCTCGGTCTTCGTCGTACATAAGCCGCACCAACACCTTTAGGTCCATATATCTTATGTCCCGATATAGACATCGCATCTATTCCCATAGCTTCTacgtcaatctcaatcttgCCCACTGCCTGAGCGGCATCAGTGTGGAATAATGCTTTTTGAGTTTTGTTCTCCTTGGCATACTCTTTTAGTGTATCTGAAATTTCCTTTAAAGGTTGAATAACTCCAATCTCGTTGTTGACTGCCATGATTGATACGAGGGATGTATCAGGTCGAAGAGCCGCTTTGAGATCGTTCAATGAGATTAAACCGTTAGGTAAGACTGGAAGGTAGGTGACTTCGAATCCTTGAGTTGAAAGATATCGACATGAATCAAGCACACATTTGTGTTCCTACATATACCCGAACCAATTTCGATTAGCCTTAAGCTCTGAAGATAAAAAAAAAGTCAAGATGGCCACTCACAGTTTGTGTAGTGATAATAtgctttctcttcccttgaTGGAATTTGGCAATACCTTTAATCAACATGTTGTTACTCTCTGTCGCGCCTGATGTGAAGACAATATCCTTCTCCTGAGCTCCTACAAGACTAGCAACATGTTGTCTAGCTTCATCCACTGCAGCCTCGGCTTCCCACCCATAGGCGTGCGTCCTGGAATGGGGATTACCGTACTGCTCCGTGAAAAGAGGTAACATCTTATCTAACACCCTAGGATCCATTGGGGTGGTAGCTTGCATATCCAAATATATAGGTCGTCCAGTAGATTTGGCATTTCCTCCTGTCTTGGTCTCTACGGGATTAAGCTTGAATCCGAACATCTCTACAATAAAATGTATTAGTCGCCACACCTTGTGAGAATTGAAATCATTAcacacctttaccaccttcagtACTATTTGCCACTACGTCTCCACCGTCCAGTTCTCCTGGATCTTCCCTCACATGCTCGGGAGTGACATTCGATACGCTAGCTCGGACTGGTTCGGTGGGGGTTACGAGTGTCCTCCTTGAGATCCGATTGACGATGGAcgaagtggaggtggaagatataGATCGCAGCTTCGATGAGCGCAATAATGGACGTATAGGATTCATCTTGAGAAGTATTCCTCAGCTTGTGGGCCGAATCGATCTTTGATTgtggaaaagaggaagaggtcgagTATTGAGAAGGGGGCAGAATGGATGATAGCTTTTGATTTGGTATTATCGGATGTGTGATCTTTTTTTTAGAGTGAGTAATCATAATCAGATGAAATCTCAGTGGTTCATCAACCCACACACCCATGCTCACCCTCGGCAATCGACATTAGGCCGTGAGCATTATTATTCTCAGCAATCATTTTATCACTTTTCTCCACAGGGTCACGGTGGCCGCCGCCTATGTCCGATGACAGAAGGACATGGTGATGCCTTACATAATCAACTTAGGTGAACAACATCTTTTTCTTGGTTTGTGAACATGAAACGCGCTTTGACCTGGTGATACCCTGAAAAGTCATCTATCGTGACGTGCCTGTGAACAacaaaaagcaaaagcaaaagcatCCACCAGTgaaaaaagaaaagcagACACGGGTCGAGACGTGCAACAACATGAGGATCAAGTCGAGGGTGACGACGGCAAAATGCATCTTTAGCATTGTTTGTCCTAGGGGTGTTAATCAAACTAATAGTCTTTTACCCCtagcatcctcatcaacatcattaATCTGTTCGAATTCGACAAACATTCTATAACACCTTTGAAAGgtaacatcatcatcatcatcatcgcttgaTATAAACCACTGGTTGGCATCCATCCACCTTGCACACACCCGCATCGCCCAGTCCTAGTCACAGTCCCCTCAAAACACCAATTCACATTCCTTATATACAACCCGAAACACACATATCACGACGAGGTGATCCAAGCGTCAGATTGAAAACGACGCACGtccctttcccctttccctctctgTTCCATACAACGCTTCGATCAACCCTCACCCTCTCGCCCTCTCACCCTCACTGCTTCTATTGTTCATTAGCTCAACCTCTGTCTCCtgtcatcttccttcctctcatcatcatcatcatcatcatcatcggcCCCATCAACTACGAACAGACTCATTAACGATCAATATCACTTCAACAAAAGCCACACGCTCTTTTCAATTGACGACTTATCTTTACGTTCTATAATTCGACTGGCTCGAGTCGAACTTCACCTCACTCAACTTCACGACCCACGACCTTTACCCCAACGGCTCAAGGCCATTCAAAATATACACACATAACGCAAGATGGACGTTTCTCATCTCGCTCATTTGATTAgacgatcaagatcaaggtcaTTCGCTGCCGGACCTGTAGGACATGCGAACATCGTTGTGAAGTCACCCAACGATAGTGGGATAGtattggagaagaaagcagCGGGAGAGTACGGTCATGTCACCTCTCCAACTTCCACTGCCGGTGCTGTGAGTCGTATCCCCATGATTCAAGACTCAGAAAGATGAGCGGAGCTGACCCGGTTCGTGATTGGATACAGGCAACTCGTACAGTTGGTCAAGCCGTACAAATCACCAGTACACAAAGACAAGCCGCTCAAGCAGCCACGATAGGAACGACTAGAAGTTCTGTCTCCAGCACAGCTACCAAAGCTAGCACATCAGAAGGCTCAGCCAAAGCCACTTTGGCATTGAGTTCTGCCAAGTCCACCATCGCTCAGTCTGTAAGTTGATCACTTCGATTCATATATGGGGATGCAAAGTCACATGCTGACCCAAACTGCGTTGTAGTCCTCCGCTACTCCCTCTACAACTTCCACATCAACGTCCTCgtctacttccacttccacttccacttccacttcgacctcgtcctccacctccaccactcCCTCTACAACTAGTACGAGAACCTCGACCACGACCAGGTCTTCCAGTACCGTCCATTCGACTTCCTCCTCCGCTGTAAGggctttgacatcttcaaccACCAGTTCAGCTCTGCCATCCTCGACTCTCAACGCCGCCAAAGCCagttcctcatcatccggCATGTCCACCGGCGCTGTCGTTGGTGTAGCATTAGGAGCAATAGTCGGAGTAGTAGTTATCGGTAGTTTCGTCGGTTGGCTTTATCGAAAATACACTGCTCGATCTTATTCCTCCAAATCACCGTGGTCGAAGATCGACGACGATATCACTCCATACCCGCCACCAAATGAAAAATACAGTGATCAACCTGCCGACGATATCTATGGTGGTGCAGCAGCGCCAGTAATTGGATCCAGACGTGCTTTGGCTCTAGCCAGGGAAAACGCCTATGATGGTTCACTTAGACCAGATTCAGAAATGTATGATAGAGGTAGCAATCATGCTGGATTCGGGGCTGGAGGAATAGCGATGGGAAtggcttcttcacctacgTACGGATATGATGCACAAGGAAGACCATACAACCCTCAAGCTGGAGCGACACCCATGTCATACGGATACGAAGATCAGTATACCCCATACTATGATTCATCTCCTC
The nucleotide sequence above comes from Kwoniella europaea PYCC6329 chromosome 1, complete sequence. Encoded proteins:
- a CDS encoding cysteine desulfurase IscS, translated to MNPIRPLLRSSKLRSISSTSTSSIVNRISRRTLVTPTEPVRASVSNVTPEHVREDPGELDGGDVVANSTEGGKEMFGFKLNPVETKTGGNAKSTGRPIYLDMQATTPMDPRVLDKMLPLFTEQYGNPHSRTHAYGWEAEAAVDEARQHVASLVGAQEKDIVFTSGATESNNMLIKGIAKFHQGKRKHIITTQTEHKCVLDSCRYLSTQGFEVTYLPVLPNGLISLNDLKAALRPDTSLVSIMAVNNEIGVIQPLKEISDTLKEYAKENKTQKALFHTDAAQAVGKIEIDVEAMGIDAMSISGHKIYGPKGVGAAYVRRRPRVRLEPLIHGGGQERGLRSGTVPAPLVVGLGEACRIAKNEMRLDHARVKELSDRLINGITSQVEHIVRNGDASGYPGCVNLSFAYVEGESLLMALKDIALSSGSACTSASLEPSYVLRALGAAEDMAHSSLRFGIGRFTTEAEIDLVIARIVSVVNRLRDMSPLWEMVQEGIDISKIEWSQ